The Carcharodon carcharias isolate sCarCar2 chromosome 17, sCarCar2.pri, whole genome shotgun sequence DNA segment atctggcccatctcccacgcatccgccctcacaccttcatctccctcccagaaccatgatagagtcccccttgtcctcacgtatcaccccaccagcctccacattcaaaggatcatcctccgccatttccgccaactccagcatgatgccaccacaaaacacatcttcccttcaccccactctgGCGGCATTcggcagggatcgttccctccgggacaccctggtccactcctccatcaccccctacacctcaaccccctcccatggcaccttctcatgcaaccgcagaaggtgcaacacatgcccctttacttcccccctcctcaaagtccaagggcccaaacactcctttcaagtgaagcagcatttcacttgcacttccctcaatttggacTACTGAATCCGCTGtgcccaatgtggtttcctctacattggagagatcaaacacagactgggtgaccgctttgtggaacaccttcggtctgtctgcaagcatgatccagacctccctgtcacttgccatttcaacactccaccctgctctcattcccacatgtccgtccttgacctgctgcaacgttccagtgaagctcaatgcaaactggaggaacaacacctcatcttctgactaggcactttacagccttccggactgaatattaagttcaacaactttagatcatgaactctctcctccatccccaccccctttccgactcccctttttccaataatttatatatatttttctttacccacctatttgcattatttttaaatttatttccatccattgtttatctctatcttttagcctatttcgattaccctacaccaccccacccccactagggctatctgtaccttgctcatcctgctttctacccttaatgtcccctttagcacattccttagataatatcaccaccatcagtacctctttgtccttttgtccaagacatcttttggctatctccacttatcactggtcctctatccagctctacctgtcccaccaccaccaccaccaccaccaccaccccccacccttaaaccagcttatatttcacctttctatTTTTACCTAGTTattatgaagagtcatatggactcaaaacgttaactgtgttcctctctgcagatgctgtcagacctgctgagttattccaggtatttttgtttttgttataataAACACATtgtatttacattttttaaattgcTAGGCCTACACATTACAGAGACAGCAACGCTCATTTGATGTACGTTGTTCTTAAAGATAAGTAAATCTCCACATGGTTTGTAATTGTAACATTCCCAAACACTTCCCTAATTTCATCACCCGGCAAGGATTAGTGCATTAATGTTTATTTcgtgcaactgcagaaggtgcaacacctgcccctttacttcccccctcctcaacgtccaagggcccaaacactcctttcaagtgaagcagcatttcacttgcacttccctcaatttagtctactgcattcgctcctcccaatgcggtttcctctacattggagagatcaaacacagactgggtgactgctttgcggaacaccttcagtctctgCAAgctgacccagacctccctgtcgcttgccatttcaacactccaccctgctctcatgctcatatgtccgtccttgccctgctgcaatgttccagtgaagctcaacacaaactggaggaacagcacctcatcttccgactaggcactttacagcctttcagactgaatattgagttcaacaactttagatcatgaactccctcctccatccccaacctctTTTCCGATAAtttatattttcttttcccacctatttgcattatttttaaatttatttccatccattgttttatctctaccttttagcctatttcaattaccccaccccaccctcactagggctatctgtaccttgctcgtcctgctttctacccttagtaTCCCCtttagtacattccttagataatatcaccaccgtcaatacctctttgtccttttgtctatgacatcttttggctatctccacccatcactggccctctatccagctctacccatcccaccaccaccaccaccccccacccttaaaccagcttatatttcacctttctatttttacttagttctgttgaagggtcattcggagtcaaaacgttaactgtgttcctctccgcagatgctgccagacctgctgagtttttccaggtatttttgtttttgttgtaataaACACATTATATGTTACATTTGTGAAATGGCCAGGCCTACACATTACAGGGACAGCAATGCTCATCTGATGTACGTTGTTCTTAAAGATAAGCAAATCTCCACATGGTTTGCAATTGTGACATTCCCAAACACTTCATCACCTTGCAAGGATTAGGGCATTAATGTTTATTtcgtgcaaccgcagaaggtgcaacacctgcccctttacttcccccctcctcaccatccaaggccccaaacactcctttcaagtgaagcagtatttcacttgcacttccctcaatttagtctactgcatccactgctcccaatgcggtttcctctattggagagaccaaacgcagactgggtgaccgctttgcagaacaccttcggtctgtctgcaagcatgacccagacctccctgtcgcttgccatttcaacactccaccctgctctcatgcccacatgtccgtcctttggcctgctgcattgttctagtgaagctcaacacaaactggaggaacagcacctcatcttccgacgaggcactttacagccttccggactgaatactgagttcaacaactttagatcatgaattcactcctccatccccacccccttttccaataatttatatatatttttcttttcccacctatttacattatttttaaatttttttccatccattgttttatctctaccttttagcctatttcgattaccctaccccaccccacccccactagggctatctataccttgatcgtcctgctttctacccttaatctcccctttagtacattccttagataatatcaccacgtcaatatctctttgtccttttgtctgtgacatcttttggctatctccacctatcactgaccctctatccagctctatttgtcccataacgaaaacagaattacctggaaaaactcagcaggtctggcagcatcggcggagaagaaaagagttgacgtttcgagtcctcatgacccttcgacagttctgtcgaagggtcatgaggactcgaaacgtcaactcttttcttctccgccgatgctgccagacctgctgagtttttccaggtaattctgtttttgttttggatttccagcatccgcagtttttttgtttttatctctatttgtcccatccccatcacccttaaaccagcttatatttcacctcttttctatttttacttagttctgttgaagagtcatacggactcgaaacgttaactgtgttcctctctgcagatgctgccagacctgctgggtttttccagctgtttttgttgtAATAAACACATATGTTACATTTGTGAAATGGCCAGGCCTACACGTTACAGGGGCAGCGAGGCTCAATTGATGCACGTTGTTGTTCAAGATAAGCAAATCTCCGCATGGTTTGCAATTGTGACATTCCCAAACACTTCCCCAATTTCGTCACCCGGCAAAGGATTGGCGCATTAGTGTTCATTTCGTGATGACTGGGCAAAGGGTTTCGTTCTGATTTTAAAGCTGGAAAGGAAACATTGCGACATTGCAAAGTGTTGCACATTTCTGGTATTCttgctttttaaaataatggaaatcacCCAAGGTTTGCAGGCACAATCACACTTGTAAAAGAAAGTGCAATGAATGACCTTTCCCCGTTGTCCTTGCTAGGAAGCGCTTAAACCCCTATTGCAACACCAGCAGGCGCTAGTAATCATGTGACAGGCTTTCCCGCCACTGATTGGAATACTTCCCTCGCGGCCGTCCATGCCGCGCGCTCGCAACCTAACCCGCTGGTCAGAGTGACGCAGCTGGAGTCCAATGGGAACGCGAGGGGTGGGCGGGAAAGCGCCGGGCCACCCAATCCAGTCCCCGGGAAACGGACCGGAGTCGGGAGGGGGGCGGAGAGTTCCCGTCAAAAGTGCGACGGAAAGCACGCAggcgcgcatgagagagagaaaaaaaaatcgtcCCTCCCCGCGGGCCACCTAGCCCGATGACGccggagcggggggggggggggggggggggcgtggacgATGGACCGACAGCCGCCAAAGccaatgaggagggagagagccgcGTCCGTCATCGGGCCGGACCCAATCGCGGCTGAGGAATGCGGGAGGGGGCGGGGCGGcggggagcgggagggagggagggagggagggagaggggggtggggtgcggttaCGTGGATGGACGAAAGTTGGGTTGAGGGAGCGCGCGGAGGGGTTGGGAAATTCGAGGTACGTCACAGGGCCTCGGCCCCCATTTTGCCTCCCTCCCGCTGCCAGGAGCAGGATGGTGaccgtgagggagagggagggggatggcgGCGACTGTTTATAAAGACCGGAGCGTCGAACGGAGCCAGTGAGTGTGAGTACAAGTGCGtgcaaaacacaaacacacggagAGGACCCGAGGAAAAGCCCCAGGCCCCGGAGGTTTATTTATTTTGCTTTAATTCCCCGATGGAatttgaaaatgatggagtgAGGATCGAAGTACCGGAGCGGGCCGAAGCGATCGCCAACGGTAACGGCAAGGCCAACGCCCCGAGCGGCGGCGGcggcagcggcagcagcagcggcagcagcGGCATCGGCAGCAGCATCGCGGCCGGCTCGGTGGTGGCCACCGTCGCCCGCAAGTCGTCGCCAGCCCTCGCCTCCCCGCCACCTTTCTTCCACATCTTGGTGAAGCCGCCGTCCCCGCCCAGCCGTCTTTTAAATATTATGGACAATTTCTCGGATGAGAagaagaacagcaacagcagcaacaacagcgaGGGAGAGTACGAGAGCCTTCCCGAGACCGCTTCCACCTCCACCCATATGATCGCCGGAGCGGTGGCCGGTGTCCTGGAGCACTGCGTGATGTACCCGATCGACTGCGTCAAGGTATctgccttccctcctcccaccgtcCAGCCTGACCGAGGtgttgtggggcgggggggggaggaggagagaggtggaggagagggtATCGCTTACACTGCCATCTGCCTTTGCACTAACGattttgcacccccccccccccccactccaactccaactccaactccaaccccctccccccccccccaaaaaaaaatccaGAGTCCTGCACCTTTTTTActttggaggaggaggagttttCACCCCTATTTTTCTTTCTAAAAACCCTCCTGCAAATTGcaaaggaggggagagggagagccaatTTTATCCAAAACCCTCCTGCAAATTGcaaaggaggggagagggagagccaagtTTATCCAAAACCCTCCTGCAAATTGcaaaggaggggagagggagagccaagtTTATCCAAAACCCTCCTGCAGATTGcaaaggaggggagagggagagccaagtTTATCCAAAACCCTCCTGCAGATTGcaaaggaggggagagggagagccaagtTTATCCAAAACCCTCCTGCAGATTGcaaaggaggggagagggagagccaagtTTATCCAAAACCCTCCTGCAGATTGcaaaggaggggagagggagagccaatTTTATCCTCCAGAAAAACGGCACTTCTGATCCTGcctcccccgcctctctctctcggttgtTTGAACAGACATCTCCTCCTCTCTGGGAGCTTAACATGCAGAGTTAGAGCAAGGAATAAATAGCTACGCCTCGTGTCTCAGTACCAGTTTTATTTCCTTGAGGATCAGGTTTAGTAGTGTGTCTATGTTTTGGGGGAGAGTTGCAGAGTTTAAAGGGGGGGGAGGAAGGTCGAAGATCAGGAACTGCCATCAGAGCTCTCTTTGATTTTATTCCAACGAATGAGGACTTTAAACTACTGCAGTAGTTCCCTCCACACGGAAGTTAAAAAGGAGAATACATAACAGCCATGTGTTGATCTGCAtttcattttttgtgaaaccaTACTTGATGTTTTTTGAGCATTTCCTTATTGCAACAGAAGGAGGACAATAGGTACACTTTGTActgctttttattttgttttaattacTCTTGGAAAGACCAGAGTAGTTCGCCTCTGAGTACAAATTGaagtagttggggggggggggggggggggaagggtagTGGAGAATACCTGTAACTGCATATCAATCTGTGTTTTGTTATGCATTTCTGAATCATCCTTTTGGGAGAATTTTTGCACAAACTTGTGAGAAAAGGAACAACAGCAACATGGCAACCTGCATTTATTTTGGTGGAAAGACTGGAGCTTAGTATCATTTTTTCCTATAATTCTTCTTGAAGGGAGCAGTAGGGAAGGGAAGCAGAAAATATGTGCTAACAGATGATCTAAAAATATTGTTGGAAAGTTGAGGCTTGTTTGAGAATACCCAAATTTGTTTTGGGATGCTGGGTGGGTTGCGGAGAAATTGACTCAAACTTCTTTTTTAAAGTAACCTTTAGAAAGGTGAGTGTTGAAAGATACCACGGAAGAGAATGCCCTGCAAACTGCAAATGTTTCCTGGGAGGGAGAGCTAGACTAGTGCTAGTCCACAACtatgtttaattaaattaatgTAGCTTAAAAACATCTGGACAAGAGAGATTTTTGCAAGTCTCTTGACAATGGTACCAGTAAATTTGCATGTTGGGAAGGCTTGAAGTATTGCAACTCTTAGAACTTAGTTTATTTGTGGAGTTCTTCCGTTTCTAACTTTGCTGCACACACCATAGCAGCTTAAAACCTTTCTCCCTTTTTCAAACTGTTTGCATTGGGAATGGTTGGGGCTGCCCTGATTCTCAGCAAGTGAACTGAATATTTGagatttcattattttaaatgggATCTATTTTAATCTTGTTTTTGATTCTGACTTCTTCCCCCAACAAAACTTGCATTTGAGGGAGAGTTTGAGAAGGGGTTGAGCAGCACGCTTTGTAGAAGTCTTTGTTTTATATTACCTTTGGTTTATCTTGATTTTTGAGGAAGAATGAAATAAGAACAAGTATGTCTTTACTCCTCAATGTTTTGTGATCTGTTTGCATTGTGGTTACTTGTGTGTAGCTAAGTTGGAGAACTTAATTTTCCCATCTGTGTAAATAAGCTGAACTGGATTTGACATTTCTGATATTCTACTTAATTCTTAGTGCTGCTTTTTCAGTGATTTGGTAAAGTAGAATGTTAATTCAATTGTGTAATATATTATTCCCATACATATTCAGGAAGTCCTCACTTGTAAAAGGAGACATTGGCAGCCATTTTGTTACTGAGACCAACATTCCTAAAGCAGATCATTTACTAATGCGTAACTGTCTTGACAAATAAAATCAAGACTCGTACCTTAGCGTTCATACAAGGAATGTTGATGGCATACAAAAACTACTGCCGGTTTTGGGTGGACATTAATTGCTTTGCTGTGTATTGACTGATGTGATGAGATATGCTGAGTACATTCTGTCCAGGCAACGCCTTTTGTAACTTCAATATATTCTAGTTGTATGTGTAGTGAGTGAAGTGATAGCAGCTATTTGGATGGTTATTTTCAAGCTGTTTTGGAACCAAATTGAACATGCTTATTGATTTTGGTAAATGCAATTTAAATACACAATCATTTTAGGACCCATGCACTAGGCTGTTGATGTGGGCCAGTTCATTCCATCCTTGCACTGCAAACTCCACTATGTTGAGATCAAAGCCAGTTGGCTGACTCTTTGTTGGGGTTGGACGGAGTAACAGAGGTCTTTTTATGAATTTGAAGGGTATAATGATCTGAGTAACAGAATTGAAGTTCAGTGAAGGTATAGGCCAGCTAAACCTTACTTGATTTCCTTGCATATGACTTTATAAATCCTCTGTGCTGGGCATTTGTTTTAAGCGGTTATGCAAATATGCCAAGGCTGAGCATAAATATACAGATAAGAAAAATTGTGGGAGTACCTGACCCAGAAACACAGGCAGGCCTGTATGAACCAATCAAGAATTTGCAAAAGAATATATGTAATTGAGCACAGTGTAAGAAATTAGATTGATTGGAAATAATTGCGCTGCCTGTAGGCATCTGATTTGGCATTCTCCTACGTTGGGGGAagtgaaaacttttttttttgtgtggcatGTAAAATAAGCAACCATGGAAACATAATGCCTTGCTGGAAGAAACTGTTTCTTCAATGAATTCTCTTGGCCTCTTAATTTAAAATTGGTAATCTTGTGCACAAATTGATAGTGGTATGGGTTATGGGCACAGTGGCGTTGGAGCTTTTAGTGTGAAAGATTATCTGCGTTGTTTTTTGAGTACcggtaattattttaaaaaatcacgACTGTTATTTGCATGTTGTTGTCCATGGATTTGTATACTGTCATTCCTCTGTTTGCAGTCAGTTAACCAAAGGTGAAAAATATGCTCTTGTGCAGTGCTTATTAGTTGACGTCACCAGAGGTAATTTAAATCAAATATTACTTTAAACACCAGGACTGCAACTTGATATGTATACCTGAGGATCGACAGCCAGAATTCTAATGACCTTGTGGATCTTACTGACAGCTGAGGGCCTGGTGGGCACCAGTTTGAAAACCTATGATGGGACGGATGAAGATGAATGCTGAATTTAATTTTGATACTATTATATATTGCATTTGTAATTTAAACCTACATAGTTTTGTGTATGACCATTACATTTGCCAACGGTGCTGTAATCCAGTGTCCTGGTCATACATATGCCTCAGCTAGCATCATTGCAACAgactatctgatcattatcatgttgttgtttgtggaatATTGCTATACTCATTGGCTGCCACATCTCCTACATTACAGAAGTGACTACTCTTAAAAAGGTGCTTTGTCAAGTAAAGGGTTAAATGGTCCTTCAAACTGCTGTGAAAGGTGCTGCTGCAGTATACCTTTTTTATAATGTCCAAACTTGTATAAAAATGTCCTATGGCTCAGGCATGGGAGGGCTACTGACACACAAGATGTTGAACATTGAACAGAACAAGGAGAGAACAAAATAGGAGTATGGATGGAACAGGGTTTAAATTGCTTGTAAAGACTTTTCTATAGGTATCATGCAACTCAAAATAGTTATAAGGTAAATTGCTTAGAATCAGAACCTTCTGAGTATAAATTGAAGATAGTGTGTGTAGCTACATGTTTAAGTGTCTGGGATGGAAGGAAACTGATCCACTGAGGGAAATCATGACGTGGTTTGTACCATGACATTCATCATGACTTGCAGTTTTCTAATATCCAAGGGTGTTGGTTGGTGTGTAGCTACATGTTTAAGTATCTGGTATGGAAGGTAAGTGACCCACTGGGGGAAATCATGACGTGGCTTGTACCATGACATTCATCGTGACTTGCAGTTTTCTAATATCCAAGGGTGTTGGCTGTCTTTTAAACTATGTTGCTATGTAATTTATGATAGCTAGCTAGTAAGGGCTTGTTAATTCTGGTAAAACCATAAATATGAGAGCGAGAATGAAATAATTGtaaaaagtgctgacctgaattATCAGATCTGAAATATCAGATTGCAGCAATGCTTGGGAAGCGAAAGTGGAGTCCTGCCTGTTCTTATATTGTGAAAATTCTCCCATCGATCAATGCCCATTATATGGAGTTCACTCAGTTTATACCAGGAGAAACTCAGTTTTGTTTATGCCAGAGCAAAAATATGTTTGTAGCATTACAGTTTTGAATAATGCCATCCCTAATATCTAACAAGCCAGGAGTAGTAAAATAGCATTATGTTGTAGGAATAGGCTTGAGAGCTCAGCCCACATTGGGTCCAAACAATAGTCGATCCATGGGTGACTGAATATAACAAAGGTAGGGTTCTTTGCTTCTGGTATGAGGGAGCAAAATCAATTTGCAAGATAATATTTGTAGCCTCTGGAAACAGCCTTGTAATTTATTCTTGGTAGCaaacaaaatgctgaaaacatTCAGTTAACACTTTGGGTGCGAATCCTTCAAACTGCAGTATGATAACAAAACAGCATTTGAAAGAGAAGGGGCAAGCGTGTACCTCAATGAAGTGCTTCAATGGAGATCAGGCGATAGTTAAGTGGTAGCAGTGAAACTAGCATGAGAGAAATTCAACAAACATAGCATATAAACAAGACACATGGTGCAGGGTATGCTTGCCCTCAAGCAGACTTGGCATTAGAAGCTTGAGAGTTTTGAAGTCTGTTTATGGTGTGTACTAGTATAATGTTAAATAGCAAATTAACAGTTTGAATAAATTTAGTCTTGGGATTGATTTGTTGTTTTAAATTAGTAGACTTGTGTACTTCTGTTTTACAAAACTGAATTTTGATCTGTAGCTGATTTTTGAGTGGATGTCATTCTATCACAACTGTAATACCGCCATCCTCTGTCCACCAGAACACTGGCCTCCTTTTTTGGAGTGTGACAACGCACCTGTTTTGTTCCTCttagctcacacacacatgcacatgtgcaTACACCAGCTGCTGAGCATTGGCTGAAATAATCAAAATGGCAACTCAACCTGTATTGGGTAAATATCGAAGATCCCATGGTACATTCTGCCCTGGCCATTGTTTTCTGTAACAAGAGAAAAAGGTTTAACTCCACTGTAATTCAGCTCTCTGGTTTTTGAGAatccttgctgtgtgcaaaatggctgctgtggtGTCCGACAAAGCATCAGTGACTGTACCCCTCAGGAACATTTTGAGTTGTAATGTAAAGCCCTATCTAAATGTAAGTTTTTTGAAAATTCTTGCTATGTAGCatataagtttaaaatgctaTTGGCTTCCTCCTGTGCTTCACTTCAAATCAGCATTAGTGGAGGTTTCTCCTACAGTTAGTAAGAATGCACATGTAGCAAAGAGTAGCTTATTCTACTTTCCACCTGTACTATACTGTAGAGCCTGGATAAGATCAAGCATTTACTGAATGGAGTGTTTAATTTTTATATTCCAAGCTTCCCTTTTTGAAGATTGCAGGACTGAAAAAGTGAATAAATTGATAAAGCATCTTGTTTACATTGCCTGGATGGCTTAGTTGGTTTTGTCTTTCGTTTGTGTAGTTTTAAAAAAGTATTCTGATTGCAATTCTGCCAGTACAGTTTACAATCACTTGTTAAAAGATGCACAGTCAAAATATTATGAACTCCAGATTAGTATTTACATTTGTTTGAACTTTTAAGATTTTGCTGTGTAAGGAAAAATATTGAATATTTTCTGGACTGCCAAATTAATAATTGAGGCTAAGTGATCCTCCTATGGTACCAGGAGAGTGAGACTTTTTTCTGATTTTAAAGTAACAATCCATAGTCACCACAGGTTGTCACCTGCTAACAAGTGAGAGGGCACAGTAAATTCTTTTTAATTTTGCTAAAACTTAATATGCACTGTATAAGAGATCTGCTTTCAGTCCTGGTAATGGCTGCAAGTATTTTTTTAACTAGAGATGTGTGATAGTTGATGTTTCAGTAACTTGGTTGTTACGTAGATTAGTTGAAGTTTACCGATGTTTAAAGTTTGAAACGTTAGTAACCTGGAGTAACTTTAAGTTGTGCTTGCTTGCATGATTTTGTCCTATCAGTTACTTATCTGCTTGTCTTTTTGCCTTAATGTTTATTAATGCATGACTTCATGGACAtgatgtggggtggtggggaaaccCTCGATCAGCAAGCTACAGAAGTCATCTGGAGAAAGCTGCAATTTACAGCAGTTTGTTTTTTCTCAGTATTTGCCATTAATACTCAGCAATGACATATTTGACATATGGAGGATTCTTCACATTATTTTCAAGATGGACTTACCTTGCAAAACTGCGGTTTGTTTATACTGTGATATAACAAAACCTACACCATTGTAATGTGACTGCCTGTTAAAGAAGAACATTACATAATTTTATTGAACAGCATTTTTTGCTAGAACCAAATATTGATTTTGTTTTGtccctcctgcctacccccatcTGCATCAAAAACCACAGTGGTTTCCCTGGTAACAAGCTAAGCAACAAAATTGTTGGTTACTATTGCATTCTGGGAGAGAAACATAAAATACAGAATGCTATTATCTGGTAACAAAAGGGTGCACTATCTGGGAAGAAGTGTCTGGTTGACCCTTGCTATGAAGATGAAATCATTCAAAATGAACTGGTCTTTTGTGCAATAACCCCTTGTTTAGAAACTGGAATTGATTTTAAATGGGTGGCTCAGATATGCACAAGATTTAATGCTGTATGTCGCTTTACCATGTGTAGTATTCGTGTTAATTTTCTGAACAGGAAAAGCTTGCTCTGTTTTCTCGCTTAGCTTTCAACTTTCCTGTTTTGTAGACTTCTAAATCCAATGTACACTCGGTAACTGCACATAACACTCCATCTATAATGTGCCGTCTAATGGTTCGTTTTGTATGTTTTCTAAACATTTAGAGGG contains these protein-coding regions:
- the slc25a28 gene encoding mitoferrin-2 isoform X5, yielding MDESWVEGARGGVGKFEVRHRASAPILPPSRCQEQDGDREGEGGGWRRLFIKTGASNGASECEYKCVQNTNTRRGPEEKPQAPEVYLFCFNSPMEFENDGVRIEVPERAEAIANGNGKANAPSGGGGSGSSSGSSGIGSSIAAGSVVATVARKSSPALASPPPFFHILVKPPSPPSRLLNIMDNFSDEKKNSNSSNNSEGEYESLPETASTSTHMIAGAVAGVLEHCVMYPIDCVKTRMQSLQPDPAARYRNVMDALKRIVRTEGFWRPMRGLNVTATGAGPAHALYFACYEKIKKTLSDTIHPGGNSHIANGAAGCVATLFHDAAMNPAEEDLTTANRGMLKEGFESTLLPREKRINQPCLFRY
- the slc25a28 gene encoding mitoferrin-2 isoform X6, whose amino-acid sequence is MDESWVEGARGGVGKFEVRHRASAPILPPSRCQEQDGDREGEGGGWRRLFIKTGASNGASECEYKCVQNTNTRRGPEEKPQAPEVYLFCFNSPMEFENDGVRIEVPERAEAIANGNGKANAPSGGGGSGSSSGSSGIGSSIAAGSVVATVARKSSPALASPPPFFHILVKPPSPPSRLLNIMDNFSDEKKNSNSSNNSEGEYESLPETASTSTHMIAGAVAGVLEHCVMYPIDCVKTRMQSLQPDPAARYRNVMDALKRIVRTEGFWRPMRGLNVTATGAGPAHALYFACYEKIKKTLSDTIHPGGNSHIANGAAGCVATLFHDAAMNPAEGIKVPSGAILKSSVQRSGRLYHGLCPGEEAG
- the slc25a28 gene encoding mitoferrin-2 isoform X4 produces the protein MDESWVEGARGGVGKFEVRHRASAPILPPSRCQEQDGDREGEGGGWRRLFIKTGASNGASECEYKCVQNTNTRRGPEEKPQAPEVYLFCFNSPMEFENDGVRIEVPERAEAIANGNGKANAPSGGGGSGSSSGSSGIGSSIAAGSVVATVARKSSPALASPPPFFHILVKPPSPPSRLLNIMDNFSDEKKNSNSSNNSEGEYESLPETASTSTHMIAGAVAGVLEHCVMYPIDCVKTRMQSLQPDPAARYRNVMDALKRIVRTEGFWRPMRGLNVTATGAGPAHALYFACYEKIKKTLSDTIHPGGNSHIANGAAGCVATLFHDAAMNPAEGIKVPSGAILKSSVQRSGRLYHGLCPGGQILYAVSLAQDWILSNWAAVDGNGFML
- the slc25a28 gene encoding mitoferrin-2 isoform X7, translating into MDESWVEGARGGVGKFEVRHRASAPILPPSRCQEQDGDREGEGGGWRRLFIKTGASNGASECEYKCVQNTNTRRGPEEKPQAPEVYLFCFNSPMEFENDGVRIEVPERAEAIANGNGKANAPSGGGGSGSSSGSSGIGSSIAAGSVVATVARKSSPALASPPPFFHILVKPPSPPSRLLNIMDNFSDEKKNSNSSNNSEGEYESLPETASTSTHMIAGAVAGVLEHCVMYPIDCVKTRMQSLQPDPAARYRNVMDALKRIVRTEGFWRPMRGLNVTATGAGPAHALYFACYEKIKKTLSDTIHPGGNSHIANGAAGCVATLFHDAAMNPAEGPPLAQFMNAPPIMLANQTDEREQD
- the slc25a28 gene encoding mitoferrin-2 isoform X2; its protein translation is MDESWVEGARGGVGKFEVRHRASAPILPPSRCQEQDGDREGEGGGWRRLFIKTGASNGASECEYKCVQNTNTRRGPEEKPQAPEVYLFCFNSPMEFENDGVRIEVPERAEAIANGNGKANAPSGGGGSGSSSGSSGIGSSIAAGSVVATVARKSSPALASPPPFFHILVKPPSPPSRLLNIMDNFSDEKKNSNSSNNSEGEYESLPETASTSTHMIAGAVAGVLEHCVMYPIDCVKTRMQSLQPDPAARYRNVMDALKRIVRTEGFWRPMRGLNVTATGAGPAHALYFACYEKIKKTLSDTIHPGGNSHIANGAAGCVATLFHDAAMNPAEGIKVPSGAILKSSVQRSGRLYHGLCPGGEVEYHPRYQIIIILLSVESCCTQIGSCLSCITMITTLQKVAVCVAM
- the slc25a28 gene encoding mitoferrin-2 isoform X8 — protein: MDESWVEGARGGVGKFEVRHRASAPILPPSRCQEQDGDREGEGGGWRRLFIKTGASNGASECEYKCVQNTNTRRGPEEKPQAPEVYLFCFNSPMEFENDGVRIEVPERAEAIANGNGKANAPSGGGGSGSSSGSSGIGSSIAAGSVVATVARKSSPALASPPPFFHILVKPPSPPSRLLNIMDNFSDEKKNSNSSNNSEGEYESLPETASTSTHMIAGAVAGVLEHCVMYPIDCVKTRMQSLQPDPAARYRNVMDALKRIVRTEGFWRPMRGLNVTATGAGPAHALYFACYEKIKKTLSDTIHPGGNSHIANGAAGCVATLFHDAAMNPAEGA
- the slc25a28 gene encoding mitoferrin-2 isoform X3, translating into MDESWVEGARGGVGKFEVRHRASAPILPPSRCQEQDGDREGEGGGWRRLFIKTGASNGASECEYKCVQNTNTRRGPEEKPQAPEVYLFCFNSPMEFENDGVRIEVPERAEAIANGNGKANAPSGGGGSGSSSGSSGIGSSIAAGSVVATVARKSSPALASPPPFFHILVKPPSPPSRLLNIMDNFSDEKKNSNSSNNSEGEYESLPETASTSTHMIAGAVAGVLEHCVMYPIDCVKTRMQSLQPDPAARYRNVMDALKRIVRTEGFWRPMRGLNVTATGAGPAHALYFACYEKIKKTLSDTIHPGGNSHIANGAAGCVATLFHDAAMNPAEGVDYMLGNCGLPPVSCPSDHSLYRSLDIRANGLFNCGGQHNCVLPQCPSMCLPEW